The Coffea eugenioides isolate CCC68of chromosome 8, Ceug_1.0, whole genome shotgun sequence genome has a segment encoding these proteins:
- the LOC113780608 gene encoding viridiflorene synthase-like, producing the protein MASAETAGLLNNQREIVRQLADFPENIWADRIASFTLDKQGYEMYAKEIEMLKEEVMSMLLETEKPMMEKFHLIDKIERLGISHHFEDKIEQQLQELFYTYPNFQEHPECDLLTAALQFRLFRQHGFNISCGILDQFIDDNGKFKESLCEDIRGLLSLYEAAHIRTNGDKILEEALAFTTTHLTLGVPHLGSTPAKQVKHALEQPLHKGIP; encoded by the exons ATGGCCTCAGCTGAAACTGCTGGCCTCTTAAACAATCAGCGTGAGATCGTCCGCCAATTAGCAGACTTCCCTGAAAACATTTGGGCTGATCGTATCGCTTCATTTACTCTGGATAAGCag GGATATGAAATGTATGCCAAAGAAATTGAAATGTTAAAGGAAGAAGTGATGAGCATGCTTTTGGAAACTGAAAAACCCATGATGGAAAAATTCCATCTTATAGACAAAATTGAACGGCTTGGCATCTCGCATCATTTCGAGGACAAGATTGAGCAGCAGCTACAAGAACTTTTTTATACTTATCCCAACTTTCAGGAGCATCCAGAGTGTGATTTATTGACTGCAGCACTTCAATTCCGACTATTCAGGCAACATGGTTTTAATATCTCTTGTG GCATCTTGGACCAATTCATTGATGATAATGGTAAGTTTAAGGAATCCTTATGTGAAGACATAAGGGGTCTGCTAAGTCTGTATGAAGCTGCTCACATCAGAACAAATGGAGACAAAATTTTAGAAGAAGCCCTTGCTTTCACAACCACTCATCTGACACTCGGAGTTCCCCACTTGGGCTCTACTCCTGCTAAACAAGTGAAACATGCTCTTGAACAGCCATTGCATAAGGGCATCCCATGA